One genomic region from Rosa rugosa chromosome 1, drRosRugo1.1, whole genome shotgun sequence encodes:
- the LOC133729988 gene encoding uncharacterized protein LOC133729988 yields the protein MGFKNIYAYNLAMLGKQGWRLFSNPHSLIAQLYKARYHPTCSFWEAELGDSPSFSWRSILSGRPVLKAGVQWYIGNGTNVNIWKDKWIPNCHQFLIQKPPGCIFELVSDLIDPTSRQWIPAAVHTAFSPEVAQKKKKAFTQLKLLIGLLELAKVLEHVLASTSRGDPYKALWKTIWNAKVPDTSHIFCHFPTASAILNAPPFNLRRSMLPNIEFKEWMLEQALHLTKESFAKLLMILWALWQNRNNMLWNNVQKPANVLVLSSFAWLEDFTKAHKTDKLSHPKQKKTWTPAAAGQWKLNVDGSFLPSSLHGSVGGVLRDEAGNFKAAFATPIPNVAAAKQVELYAIKEGLKWVSTLQISNVVVETDCLEAVLSIGEQQYTQVLDEAILDDIRQVLQQRTDVVVQHTPRVCNRVAHCLANSAYEANHALVWLTQPPDFILELLTDDCKHLG from the exons ATGGGGTTCAAAAACATATATGCCTATAATCTTGCCATGCTTGGTAAGCAAGGATGGAGATTGTTTTCTAATCCTCACTCTCTGATTGCACAGTTGTATAAAGCCAGGTATCATCCAACATGTTCTTTTTGGGAAGCTGAATTGGGAGACTCTCCATCATTCTCTTGGCGAAGCATTCTCAGTGGGAGACCGGTGCTAAAGGCTGGGGTACAATGGTACATTGGCAATGGAACTAACGTTAATATTTGGAAGGACAAGTGGATTCCGAACTGCCATCAGTTTTTGATTCAGAAACCTCCAGGTTGTATTTTTGAACTTGTCTCGGATTTGATTGATCCCACTTCAAGACAGTGGATCCCTGCTGCAGTTCACACGGCCTTCTCACCTGAAGTTGCTCAAAAG AAAAAAAAGGCTTTTACTCAGTTAAAACTGCTTATTGGATTGCTAGAGCTAGCCAAGGTACTAGAGCATGTTCTCGCCTCTACTTCTCGTGGTGATCCGTATAAGGCATTATGGAAAACAATTTGGAATGCCAAAGTGCCAG ATACTTCCCATATTTTCTGCCATTTCCCTACTGCTTCTGCTATACTAAATGCGCCTCCTTTCAACTTGAGAAGAAGCATGCTGCCTAATATTGAGTTTAAGGAGTGGATGCTTGAACAAGCACTGCATCTCACGAAGGAGAGCTTTGCTAAACTGTTAATGATTCTGTGGGCCTTATGGCAAAACAGAAATAATATGCTGTGGAACAATGTTCAGAAACCTGCAAATGTGTTAGTCCTCAGCTCTTTTGCTTGGTTAGAAGACTTTACTAAGGCTCACAAGACTGACAAGCTTAGTCACCCAAAGCAGAAGAAGACTTGGACACCGGCTGCTGCAGGGCAATGGAAGCTGAATGTGGATGGTAGTTTTCTTCCTAGCAGTCTGCATGGGAGTGTGGGAGGTGTGTTGCGAGACGAGGCAGGAAACTTTAAAGCTGCCTTTGCCACCCCTATACCAAATGTGGCTGCTGCGAAACAAGTGGAACTCTATGCGATAAAAGAAGGACTGAAGTGGGTGTCAACACTTCAGATCAGTAATGTTGTGGTGGAAACAGATTGTTTGGAAGCTGTCTTGAGTATTGGCGAACAGCAATATACTCAGGTTCTTGATGAAGCCATTCTAGATGATATTCGACAAGTCCTCCAGCAAAGAACTGATGTTGTAGTACAACACACTCCTAGAGTTTGTAATCGAGTTGCTCACTGTCTAGCAAACTCAGCATATGAAGCGAATCATGCTTTGGTTTGGCTCACACAACCTCCCGATTTCATTCTGGAGCTACTTACTGATGATTGTAAACATTTGGGATGA